GGGCTTCATCATTGCCGCCAATATCCACAATGCTAACCTCGATAAGTTTGCACCGTGTCACCGTTGCACGTGTCTGCCCTTCCAATGCTAAAGCCGGGTCTGGGTTCACTTCGGTAGGCTCCAGGGCTGCCGAAGCCATGCGCAAAAATCCGCTTTCCCATTTGCTCTCTATCTTCCGGGCAAATTCATCGTTTTGGTCAAATATCGGGGTGCCTATCAGCTTCCCCTCCTCAACTCTGAGGTTGTCAATTTTGCCGATAGGCATTGACTGACCGTCGAAAGCACGGCGGTGCATCCATAGCAAAACCGGGTTGCGCTTGAACTGCTCCAGGTCTATGCCCGAAGTCAGCACACGCGTGCCGTAGCTGTTTACTGCCTCAGTTGAGATTATTACTTCTTTCATTGTAGTTGTCTCGTTTCACTTATCGTGCTTGCCACGCTTTGTATTTTAAAATATTAACTCTCGCAAAGAAAATGCCCGGGGCACTTAGGGGCTTGGTCCGGAGGTGGTGGGTGTGTCCCCTGTGCCCGGGGCGGTTGTCCTAATCTTTTTTACCTTGGTGGCGGAGGCAGGACTCGAACCTGCGACCTTTGGGGAATGAGCCCAATGAGCTACCGGCTGCTCTACTCCGCTAATCGGCTTGCCGCTTTGCTATGCAAAGAATGTATTTAAGTCGTTCAGCGGTGCAAAGTTGAGCATTGTTCACAACCCTAACAAAAAGAGTGTAAAAGTTTTACACTCTTTTTTACCATAGCACTTTTTTACCCCAACTTTGCAGTGTGAATTATCGTGCAAACCGAACGCAGAGCGGAGTTTACTCCTGCTATGCTGAGGTGCCGCCGATAATGCGAAATATCGAAAACGCCCCCGCAGTGTGGGTGTTAACTTAAATTCTCGGTTTATTATGAATGGCAACTAAAACCAAAAAGGAACGCGAACAGCAACGCGAACACGCGCGCCTCCTATATATGCAGGGGGAGCCTCAGAAGTCTATTGCTGAAAAAGTCGGCGTATCTGCTCAGACTGTCACAAAATGGGTTGCGGAGGGTGGCTGGGAACAGGCACGAGCCGCCGCCAACATTACGAGACAGGAACTGGTTAATAAAATTTTTAACTCCATAAATGTGTTACTGGAGGATTTGGCAAATGACCCCAGCCCGGAGAAAACAGCCGCCAGCGCTGACAAACTTGTGAAGTTTGCCGCCACTGTTGAACGCCTCGACAAAAAAACTTCCGTGGTTGACATTATAGAGGTATTTATGGCTTTCAGCAAATGGCTGCAATATCGTATGAGCTTCGACCCGAATGTCACCCCGGAACTGCTCAAAACCATTAACCATTATCACGACCTTTTCATCTCTGAAAAATTAAAAGAGTCTTTCTAAAGTATGACAAAAGCGGAATTAAAAAAAGCGATTGAGGAATGGAAACAGCACTGCGAAACGGTGCAGGCTGCCACTTCCATTAACATCATAGAATCGCCGGCACAGCGTCTCGCGCGCATTGCCCGGCTGCGCTCTGATTATACCGCTTTCGTTGATTACTATTTCCCACACTGGACTATTAACCCCGAAACCGGGAAAGCTACCCCTTGCGCTAAATTCCACATTGACGCGGCCAATAAGATAAAAGCCAACCGAAACCTCAAAGCCGGTTTTGTCTGGCATCGTGGTGCGGCTAAGTCTACCAATATGGACGTATTTGTCCCTATGTGGCTAATGTGTCAGGAACGCCGCGAAATTAACGTTATGGTCATCGTCGGCAAGTCTGAGGATAACGCTAAAACTCTGTTGGGTGACATTCAGGCGGAGTTACAGTACAACCAGCGTTATATTGCCGATTTCGGGGAACAGTACAACGCCGGATCCTGGGAGGAGGGAGAATTTGTAACGCAGACGGAAGTCGCATTTTTTGCCCGTGGTCGCGGTCAGTCTCCGCGTGGTCTGCGCTACCGCTCACACCGTCCGGATTACATCGTTATTGACGACCTCGACGACGACGAACTGGTGGAAAGTCCGGCGCGTGTCTCTAAGCTGTTCGACTGGGTGCGCTCGGCTCTGTTCGGTACTCTCGACGGTGGGCGCGGCCGCTTCTTTATGGTCGGTAATATGATTGCCAAAAATTCAGTGCTGGCGAAGTGGTGCGATATTAAGAGCGTACACGTTACCCGTGTAAACATCTACGACAAAAACGGCGATATTTCCTGGGCTGCCAAATGGACCCCGGAGGAAGTGCAGGCAATTGCCGACGTCGCCGGTTATCGTGCATTTCAAAAAGAATACATGAATAACCCGATAATTGAGGGTGCAGTGTTCCGCAACGAGTGGATCCGCTGGGGTAAGCGCCCTGCCTGGTCTAAGTTCTCGGAAATTGTGCTTTATATCGACCCCAGTTTCAAAGGCTCAAACAAAAATGACTTTAAGGCGGCGAAACTCTGGGGGAAAGCCGGGACTCAGCTCTGGCACCTCCGTGCTTTTGTCCGTCAGTGCTCCGTTGCCGAAATGGTACGCTGGTGTTACGACCTTTACGAATGGGCGCGCGCTCAGGGTATCGCCGTGCGCTGGTACATGGAGGCGAATTTTATGCAGGACACCATCCTCGATGAATTTATGCGAGAGGGTGAACTTCGCGGCTACCAGCTCCCAATGACCGGCGACAAGCGCAAAAAGCCTGACAAGTTCCAGCGCGTTGAAGCTGTTTCGCCACTGTGGGAGCGTGGGTTCGTCTATTACGACGAGAGCCAGCGAGACGACCCCGATATGCTCGCCGGCATCGACCAGACCCTCGCATTTGAAAAGGGTATGCGCGGACACGACGACGCACCGGACGCCGACGAGGGCGCTATATGGATTTTACAGAGAGATACCCGACAAAAGAAAATTGTTTCATCCACTTCAATAGGGTTGCGACCTAACGCAAAAAATGTATCATGGTAATATTTGAATACTTCCGCGCCCTCCTGTTCGACTGGCGCAAAAAACGCGCGATCCGTGAAGCTCAGCGCTCCGCTGACCTCCACCGTAAAAAATTCCTGGTGCTTGTGCTTCATGGGCGCCCGGTCTGCGTATCTATGCAGGGCGTTAAAAAAATGATCCGGCAAAAGCGCCTCCCCGGCCTGACTGCCGAAAAAGCCCGCGAAATTGCAATTTATGAAGCTATGCCCAAAACTTCCGGCCTATGTTCCTGACTCTTGACGACTACCGGGGCGTGTGCGACGAATACGAGCTCAAGCAGATAACACAGAACGAAGAAACACGCCTGACCGCCGAAGCCGCCGCCCTGGAGCAAATCGGTTCTTATCTGCGTTATCGCTACGATATGACCCGGGTATTTGCTTCTGAGGGCTCAGAGCGTAACGCTATGCTCGTACAGTGCGCCGTAAATATTTCCCTTTGGCTAATGGTTCACCGTCTCCCTCAGAATATGGGACACGAACGCCGGGAATGTCTCTATAACGACGCTATCAAATGGCTTCGCGATATTCAAGCCGGCAAAGCCTCCCCCGACTTACCTCTCTATGAGAGTGAGGACGGGGACGACGCACGCAACCCGGTGCGCTACGGCTCTATGAAACCAAACAGATACGACTATTAAACACCCGTTAAATACCGTTTAACCCATGTTTAAGCTGTGTGCTAAAATTGAGATAACCGGCGAGCGCTGCTGGGACATCGGCTTTGTCTCGGCGGTGGAGATTGTACGCGACACTGAGAAGCTCACAGCCGAAGCCAAAATAACACTCCCTAAAAAAATGAAGTGGAACGGCTCGGCTGAAATTCCTGTGCATCGTGGCGACTCCGTGCGTATTTATCTGGGATATAACGGTAATTTACAGCTTGCTTTTGTGGGTTATGTCCGTGACGTAGGCTTCAAAACTCCGGTTGTCATTACCTGCGAGGATGATATGTTCAAACTCAAACAAATGCCGGCACAGAAAAAAGCCTACCGCTCTGTTACTATTGAAACGCTTCTTAAGGATCAGGGCATAACTTACCGGCTCAATGTTATGGGCGAACAGTCGCTCGGTGCTTATCGTGTCACCGCTGACACTGTGGCCGCTTTGCTCGGAAGATTATCAGAACAGGGCATCCGCTCATTTTTCCGATATGAGAACGGCGAGCCGGTTCTTTACTGTGGCGTGCTCTTTGACCGCGACAGTACTCCCTCGCAAGTGTTCCGCTCCGGGCTTAACATCATTTCAGACCAGAGCCTCCAGCAGCAAAAGGCTGAAAATATGCGCCTGCGCGTTAAGGCGGTCAGCCTTATGCCGGATAATAAAAAAATCAAAGTTGAGGTCGGCGACGCCGACGGCGAACACCGCACGCTCCACACCTACAACAAAACCGAAAGCGAGTTAAAGGCGTGGGCCGAACAGGAAATTAAACGCCTTAAACGCGACGGCCTCACCGGCTCTTTTACGACTTTCGGGGCTTCGCTTGTTGACTGCCTCGACGCTATCGGGCTAATTATCGACGGCAAAAAAGCCGGAGTCTATCAGGTCAAAAAGAATGTAATTAAATACGGCACGTCCGGCTACCGTCAGGAAATAACGCTCGGGCTGCGTGTCGGCGACTAAATAAACAGTTATGGCAGATTTACGAAATATCATCAGAGAACTGGCAAAGACCGACGGCGAGACTGTCGCGCTGGTCTGCACCGTGGACGCCGTGGACGAAAAAGCCCGCACAATCGACTGCACCCCGCTTAATGAGGGCGCCCCGTTGCTCGGTGTCAATCTACAAGCAAATCAGGGCGCGAATTACGGCTTTTGGCTTTATCCGGAAGTTGGCAGTTTTGTTATTGTCGGCTTCGTCGCAGACGGTGCCGCCGGGGTGGTTCTGAGCACTGAGAAAATAAAACAGGCCGAAGTCGTCATCGGTGACACCTCCGCCGTCATGGACGCTGACGGCTGCCGTATTAAAACCGCCAATATGTCCGCCAACATCAACGCCGACAATATAATTTTTAACGGTGGCAAACTCAACGGCCTTGTTAAAATCGACGACCTCACAAAGCGGCTTAACACAATCGAAAACGAGATTAACAAGTTAAAGGGTATTATGGCCGGTTGGGTCCCTGTTGCTCAGGACGGCGGCGCAGCTCTTAAAACTGCCGCTGCCGACTGGAGCGCCGACACCCTTTTGCTGACAAAGCGCAGTGATTACGAAAACGAAAAAATTAAGCAATGAACGGACTGCAAATAGACACAACAACCGGCGACCTCCTTGTCGCACCCTCCGGCGCGCTCATCGCCCCGGCTGACTCTTTCATTGCTGAATTTGTCATCCGCTCCCTCCGCGGCGACATCAAGGAACACCCCCTCCTCGGTGCAGAAGCGCCCCTAATGCTCGCCGGCACTCCCGACCCGTTCTGGCCGGGCAACACTAAAAAAATGCTGCAAGCCTGCGGCCTCCCTGTCTCTAACCTCACACTATCCCCCGACGGGGTGGTTATAATCTCTTAGCCTATGCAGTTTATTGTTTCAGACCGTCAAACACTCCTCGACGCCGCAGTTATCGCGCTTGGCTCGGTCGCCGGTGTGTTCGCCCTCGCTCAGCGCAACGACATCAGTATAACGGCCACACTCGCCGACGGCCTCCCGCTCATCTTTGAGCTCGAGGACGTTGTGGCCCCGGCTGTCCGCTCGGCCTATGCCGTGCAACACATCAGCCCTGCCACCGACATACCCCGCGCCGATTATCTGGAGTTGCTCTACCAGACCGGAACACGCCGCCCGCCTGTCGCCCAGAAGTTCGACCCCGATAACGTCGGCATTGTGGTTGACAAAATCGACGAAGTGATCGCCGACCTTAACGCCGGCCGACCGCTCAACATTCAGAGCAAAAACGAACTTACACGAATTTTTCAGGACCCTTTCGACGAGGTGTTCTCTTAACTCTTTTAATCCCTCAAAATGGAACCACTCACCCAAAACGACCTCAAGCAGCTTGACACGGCCGCGCTGCTGCTTCAAGCTCAGGCCATACGCGACGCGGTGGCCGCTAAAACCGTGTCGGCCCGTCAGGTTGGCGAGCTGTTCTGCGGCCTCATTGAAGCCTGCGACGACATCAACGCTGCCGTCAGCCTCTTTTTATCGGTCAACCTCCCGGAGATTTTGGCCGACATCGACAAACGGCTCGCCGGGGCTGACACTGCCGCAGCCGACACACGCGCGGAGCTCCAAAAGTCCGAAGCCGCCCGCGCCCGTATCGACTCGCTCATCTCCCAGCTATCCGGCCAGAGCCTCGCGGCTCCGCTCCGTGTTGACATCATCAGCGCGCCCCGTACTGTAACGCTCGCCAATCCCGTGCGCCAGCAGATACGCGCCCGCCTGTTCCCCAGCTTCGGCCTCGGCTCTGTCCTCTGCATGGGCGACCACCAAGCCCTCGACGTTTCGCCCGACGGCTTCATCACCCCGCTGCGTCTCGGCCGCTCTTATGTCAATGCCGTGGCTACCTCCGACACATCGGTTTACAAAACACTTTGCATCGATGTTGTGCCACCGCGTTGCCGTCTCACGGCCTCCGGCGCGCTACGTCTCGACGGCAAAGGTAATTTAAGACTCACATAATGGCAACCGAAACACGACATATAAACTACAAAAGCGACTTTGTCCTCCGTGAGCGCTTCCGCGACGCTGCCGGCAAAATCGTGCCACTCCCCGACGGGGTGGACTTTGTGCTGACATATACAGTTAAGCACGGCCATACTTTCACGGCCTCGCGCTCCGGTGACGCTTATAAAAATTGCCTGCCCGACGGTGACGCCCTGCTTGTCATTTTCAAGGATCACGGCTTATGTGAGGGCACGCTGCGCCGTGAACTGCATTTGCAGCTAATTAACGACCTTATGCCCGACGGCCTGCAAAATGTATATTACCCCGCCGACCCCGGCGTAGAGCTCTGGCAGTTCGCCACCGACTCCCCGGGCGTCGTGGAGTGCGACCTGTTGGCGGCATACACCCGCGGCCTGCCGTTCACTTATGAGGATTTCACGCCGGAGCAGTTGGCCGCCCTCAAAGGCGACAAGGGCGACCCGTTCACATGGGCCGACTTTACCCCCACACAGATTGAGATCCTGAAAAAGCCGGCGACCGAAGCCGCCGACCTCGCCAACACAGCAGCCAAAAAAGCAGACACCGCCGCAAATGAGGTGCGCGAACAGGCGCAAAAACTTGCCGACACATCGTCCGAAGCGGTCAAGACTTGCAATGCTGCCACCCAAGCCTCAAAAGCCGCCACAGGGGCCGCAGAAACAGCCACAGAGAACGCCCGCAACGCTGCCACGGCAACCAATGCCGAGCGTGAGCTTACAGAACAGAGCCGCCAACGCCTCGAAGCCGTGCCCGACCGTGCCGAACAGGTAGCCGCGCCAATTCCCGACGGGCTGCGCGTCATCAGCCCGGGCGTTGTCACTCTTGGCAACGACGTGCCCCAATATATCCGCGCCCGGGTGCTTCCCGCCGGTGCGCTTCAAAATGTAATTTTTCAGGCTTTCGGCGGAGCTGCCGGAGTGGAGCCCGACGGGCGTGTGCTGCCATTCCGCCCGGGTGTCGCCCAGGTGCATGTTATCCCCACGCTCGGCACTCGCTTTTACCAGACTGTTGAGCTGCGCGTTGTCGCTCCCTCCCTGCGTCTGGCCGCCCCGGGCGCGCTCCGCCTCGACTCTGCCGGCAATATTCGTTTAACTTGACATTTCACCGCAATGGCTAATTTTTTAGATAACATCCGCGACTATTTCAGCCGCCCCACACGCTCCCAGCTTCAGACGCTGGCGCGCGCCGTCGCCTCCAAAAAGGGGGTGCAGATTTCGGCAATGCTCCAGCAGCAGTCCGACTCCCTGACAAAAAGGACATTGCCGACTGGCGAGCCGCTAACCAAATGGCTATCGACTACGAAAACCCAAACCGTTGCCGCCTTTATGATATTTACGCCGATTGCGTCCTCGACGCCCACCTCTCCGGCTGTATCGCCCAGCGCAAGGGCAAAGTGTTGCAGAAAGATTTCCGCCTCGTGGACCAGAACGGCAAGGAAAAC
This genomic stretch from Duncaniella freteri harbors:
- a CDS encoding terminase gpP N-terminus-related DNA-binding protein: MATKTKKEREQQREHARLLYMQGEPQKSIAEKVGVSAQTVTKWVAEGGWEQARAAANITRQELVNKIFNSINVLLEDLANDPSPEKTAASADKLVKFAATVERLDKKTSVVDIIEVFMAFSKWLQYRMSFDPNVTPELLKTINHYHDLFISEKLKESF
- a CDS encoding phage protein Gp36 family protein, translating into MFLTLDDYRGVCDEYELKQITQNEETRLTAEAAALEQIGSYLRYRYDMTRVFASEGSERNAMLVQCAVNISLWLMVHRLPQNMGHERRECLYNDAIKWLRDIQAGKASPDLPLYESEDGDDARNPVRYGSMKPNRYDY